In Desulfovibrio inopinatus DSM 10711, the following are encoded in one genomic region:
- a CDS encoding AAA family ATPase — MSKIAKALEKAKATQGMSPLQEEVHHGHTSSRLSRGEEASTAGFSTPHPQYSMTRVRKLNNATLEQNRILTPDSSQAVKDAYDLLRTQILHRTKEKGWNTLMVTSAVSGEGKTITALNLALSMARQADQTALLVDANLRSPAVTGYLGLESESMGLSDYLLQDDVIVPDLLINPDVEKFVVLPAGRPLSGSTDVLGTPRMRHLVGDLKNRYPDRYVIYDCPHILSMPDSLVFASYVDAILVVVEANSTSRHHIESAMKQLEGRNIVGTVINKIEIAA, encoded by the coding sequence ATGAGCAAAATCGCCAAAGCGCTTGAGAAAGCCAAAGCAACACAAGGAATGTCTCCACTCCAGGAAGAGGTGCATCACGGGCACACTTCTTCTCGGTTGTCTCGTGGAGAAGAGGCGTCAACAGCTGGATTTTCCACTCCGCATCCGCAGTATTCCATGACTCGAGTTCGGAAGCTGAACAACGCCACATTAGAGCAAAATCGCATCCTGACACCAGACTCAAGTCAAGCCGTTAAAGATGCGTATGATCTTTTGCGAACGCAAATTTTGCATCGAACTAAAGAAAAGGGTTGGAATACCCTGATGGTGACGAGTGCGGTTTCTGGAGAAGGAAAAACAATAACTGCTCTCAACCTTGCGTTAAGCATGGCACGCCAAGCCGATCAAACGGCTTTGTTAGTCGATGCAAATCTTCGATCACCAGCCGTAACGGGCTATCTTGGACTGGAATCGGAAAGTATGGGGCTGTCAGATTATCTGCTTCAGGATGATGTTATTGTCCCTGATTTGCTCATTAACCCGGATGTCGAAAAATTTGTTGTCTTGCCTGCTGGGCGTCCGTTATCCGGTTCAACTGATGTCCTCGGTACACCGCGCATGCGTCATCTTGTTGGTGATCTCAAGAACAGATATCCAGACCGATACGTTATTTACGACTGTCCGCATATCCTCAGCATGCCGGATTCTCTCGTTTTTGCATCGTATGTCGATGCCATTCTTGTCGTGGTTGAAGCCAACTCTACCTCTCGTCACCATATTGAGTCTGCTATGAAGCAGCTTGAAGGACGAAATATTGTTGGTACGGTCATAAACAAAATTGAAATCGCCGCTTAG